The stretch of DNA AGCGCTGGCGACCTATCCGCAAGCCTTCCTGACCACCCATGACGAGGCGGCGGCGGTGCCGATGGATACCATCGCGGAGCGACTTCAGACGGGCCACAGCTATGGCGTGTTCGTCGGCTCCGCTCTGGTGGGCATCGGCAGTCTGATCCCCCAGACAAAGGCGCAAACCAGACACCGGGCGGAACTGGGCGCGTTCTTTGTCCAGCCCGGGGCGCAAGGCAGCGGGGCGGCGATGGCGCTGCTTGACGGCATCGCCGCAAGCGCCGCCGATCTGGGCATCCGCCAGATGGAGTTGTTCGTGGCCGCCAGCAACGCGCGCGCCATCGCCTTCTACACCCGCGCAGGCTTTGTCGAAGTCGGGCGCATCCCCAACGCAACCCTCAGCGACGGCGTGGCCGAAACCGACCTGATCCTGCTGCGCGACCTGTCGTAAGGCGGATCCCGATCCGCCGGGCGCACGGGCACGTGCGCCTTACGATTGGCCGCCCGCCCTTGAGCCTGCCCAATGCCCCCGCTATGTCCCCCCGGGAACCCGGAAAGGACGCGCATGCCCCAGTTTCTCGACCACGCGGATCCCGATTTTGAAACGCGCTTCACCGCGCTGCTCACTGCCAAGCGCGAGGACAGCCCGGATGTGGACGCCACCGTGGCCGATATCATCGCGGATGTGCGCGCGCGCGGTGACGCGGCGGTGATCGCGTTGACGCAAAAATTCGACCGGATCACCCTGACGCCGGACACCTTGCGCATCAGCGCCGATGAGGTGGCGCAGGCCATCGAAGAAGTTAGCGCCGAAGACCGCGCCGCCCTGGAACTGGCCGCGGACCGCATCCGCGCCTACCACGCCCGGCAGATGCCCGAAGACGCCCAATGGACAGACGCGGCAGGCGCCACGCTCGGCTGGCGCTGGACGCCGGTGTCGGCGGCGGGGCTTTACGTGCCGGGCGGGCTGGCCAGCTACCCGTCCTCGGTTCTGATGAACGCGATCCCGGCCAAGGTCGCAGGCGTCGGGCGGCTCGCCATCACCGTGCCGACGCCAGACGGCGTGATCAACCCGCTCGTGCTGCTCGCGGCCCAGCTTGCGGGCGTGGACGAGATCTACCGCATCGGCGGCGCGCAAGCCGTCGCGGCCCTTGCCTATGGCACCGACACCATCGCGCCGGTGGACAAGATCACCGGCCCCGGAAACGCCTTTGTCGCCGCCGCCAAGCGGCGCGTCTTCGGCAAGGTCGGCATCGACATGATCGCGGGTCCGTCGGAGATTCTTGTCATCGCAGATGGCGACAATGATCCCGACTGGATCGCCCTTGATCTGCTCAGCCAGGCCGAACACGACGAAAGCGCGCAATCGCTTTTGATCACGACCGATGCAGATTTTGGCCGCGCCGTGGCGGACGCCGTGAACACCCGGCTCGAAACGCTTGAGCGTCGCGCGATTGCAGGCGCGAGCTGGCGCGATTTTGGCGCGATCCTCACCGTGCCAGACCTCGACACCGCTGTCGCCCTGTCTGACCGCATCGCCCCCGAACATCTCGAGCTGTGCGTGGCTGACCCGGTCGCCTTGTCGGACAAGATCACCCATGCCGGCGCCATCTTCCTCGGCCAGTGGACGCCCGAGGCCATCGGCGACTATATCGGTGGCCCTAACCACGTGTTGCCCACCGCCCGTTCGGCGCGCTTCTCCTCCGGCCTGTCGGTGATGGATTTCGTCAAGCGCACGACGTTGGCGCAGATGACGCCCGATGCCCTGCGCGCCATCGGTCCGGGGGCCGCGCGGCTGGCGGCGTCCGAGAGCCTTGAGGCGCATGGGCTCTCGGTCACGGCCCGTCTGCGCAAGTTGAACGGTTAGGACTGGGGCTCTGCCCCAGACCCCGAAGTATTTTCAGCCAGAAGAAGGGGCATATTGGCGCTTGGGAAATGAAGCCTGTGCCATTGTGTTGCCCGCGCCCAGACCCTAAGCATTGCGAAAGATTGTTTCGTTTGCCAAAGGCCCGGTGCGATGACCCGTATTGCCCGCATTACCCTCGATGATGCCAACCTGCCGCCCCCCACGCCCGAGATCGAGCAGGAGCGCAAGGTGGCCATGTTCGACCTGTTGGAGGACAACACCTTTGTCCTGCCGGGCCGCGACGGCCGGGACGTGCCCGCAGGCCCCTACCATGTGGGCCTGTCGATCCGCGACAAGCGCCTTGTGTTCGATGTGCTGACCGAAGCCGATGAGCGCGCCGCGGAGTTCCACCTGTCCCTTGGCCCCTTCCGTCAGGTCGTGAAGGATTACTTCCAGATCTGCGAAAGCTATTTCGAGGCGGTCAAGAAGCTGCCCCCCAGCCAGATCGAGACCATCGACATGGCCCGCCGCGGCATCCACAACGAGGGCAGCCGGGTGCTGCAGGAGCGGCTCGAGGGCAAGGCCGAGGTCGACACCGACACCGCCCGCCGCCTCTTTACCCTGATCTGCGTGCTGCATTTCGGCGGATAGATGACCGAAACCCTGCCGCAATCCATCCTGTTTTGCTGCGACCACAACGCGGTCCGCTCTCCCATGGCCGAGGGCATCATGAAGAAATTCTACGGCACGGGCACCTATGTCCAGTCCGTGGGCGTCAAGAACGACATGGAGATCGACGGCTTTTCCATCGCGGTCTGCCAGGAACTGGGTGTCGAGCTGAGCCGCCACCGCTCGCGCAGCTTTGACGAGATGGAGGAGTGGGGCGACGACCTCAGTTCCTTTGATCTCGTGGTGGCGCTCAGCCCGGCCAGCCAGCGCCGCGCGCTCGAGTTGACGCGCTATTTTCACCTCGAGGTCGAATACTGGCCCATCCTCGACCCCACAGGCCTGGGCGAAACGCGCGAGGCCAAGCTGGAAAGCTACCGTGCGGCGCGTGACCAGATTATAAAGCGGCTCACCGACCGGTGGGGCGGCGCAAGGGAGGATACCTGATGGACGTGGTGCACCGCTATTTCGACGCGTTCAACACAGGCGACATCGACGCCATGCTCGACTGCCTGACCGACGACATCGCCCATCACGTGAACGAAGGGCAGGTGCGCACCGGCAAGGGACTGTTCCGCGACTTCTGCCAGCACATGAGCCGCTGCTACGCCGAACAGTTGACGGACATGGTTGTCTTCGCCACCCCCGACGGCACGCGGGCGGCGGCGGAGTACATCGTCAACGGCACCTATCTGCACACCGACGCCGGCCTGCCCGCGGCAAAGGGCCAGATCTACCGCCTGCCTGCCGGGTCGTTCTTTGACCTGCGCGCAGGCCAGATCGCCCGCGTCACCACCTACTACAATCTCGCCGACTGGATCCGACAGGTCGGGGCATGAGGGTCAAAACGCTCACCGGGCCCGACATCGCCGACGCGCTTGATGATGTGGCCCGGCTGCGGCTGGCCGTGTTCCGGGACTGGCCCTATCTCTACGAGGGCGACTTCACCTACGAACGCCGCTACCTCGAGGTCTATGAACAAAGCAACCGGGCCGTGGTCGTGGCCCTGTACGATGGCGACTGGATGGTGGGCGCAGCGACGGCGGCCCCGCTCACGGAACATGCGGACGCGTTCTTCGAGGCGTTCGCCGGGACCACCATCAACATCGACACCTGCTTTTACTGCGGCGAAAGCGTCCTCCTGCCCCGGTTCCGGGGACAGGGCTACGGGCACGCCTTCTTTGATGTGCGCGAGGGCCATGCGCTGGCCAAAGGCTACCGTCAGATGTGCTTTGCCTCGGTGGTGCGCCCCCCGGACCACCCGCTGAAACCCGCCGCCTACCGCTCGCTCGAGCCGTTCTGGGAAGGGCGCGGCTAC from Tateyamaria omphalii encodes:
- a CDS encoding GNAT family N-acetyltransferase codes for the protein MTDPVVRRLTGADAAEWRALRLEALATYPQAFLTTHDEAAAVPMDTIAERLQTGHSYGVFVGSALVGIGSLIPQTKAQTRHRAELGAFFVQPGAQGSGAAMALLDGIAASAADLGIRQMELFVAASNARAIAFYTRAGFVEVGRIPNATLSDGVAETDLILLRDLS
- the hisD gene encoding histidinol dehydrogenase, with translation MPQFLDHADPDFETRFTALLTAKREDSPDVDATVADIIADVRARGDAAVIALTQKFDRITLTPDTLRISADEVAQAIEEVSAEDRAALELAADRIRAYHARQMPEDAQWTDAAGATLGWRWTPVSAAGLYVPGGLASYPSSVLMNAIPAKVAGVGRLAITVPTPDGVINPLVLLAAQLAGVDEIYRIGGAQAVAALAYGTDTIAPVDKITGPGNAFVAAAKRRVFGKVGIDMIAGPSEILVIADGDNDPDWIALDLLSQAEHDESAQSLLITTDADFGRAVADAVNTRLETLERRAIAGASWRDFGAILTVPDLDTAVALSDRIAPEHLELCVADPVALSDKITHAGAIFLGQWTPEAIGDYIGGPNHVLPTARSARFSSGLSVMDFVKRTTLAQMTPDALRAIGPGAARLAASESLEAHGLSVTARLRKLNG
- a CDS encoding UPF0262 family protein, with the translated sequence MTRIARITLDDANLPPPTPEIEQERKVAMFDLLEDNTFVLPGRDGRDVPAGPYHVGLSIRDKRLVFDVLTEADERAAEFHLSLGPFRQVVKDYFQICESYFEAVKKLPPSQIETIDMARRGIHNEGSRVLQERLEGKAEVDTDTARRLFTLICVLHFGG
- a CDS encoding arsenate-mycothiol transferase ArsC — its product is MTETLPQSILFCCDHNAVRSPMAEGIMKKFYGTGTYVQSVGVKNDMEIDGFSIAVCQELGVELSRHRSRSFDEMEEWGDDLSSFDLVVALSPASQRRALELTRYFHLEVEYWPILDPTGLGETREAKLESYRAARDQIIKRLTDRWGGAREDT
- a CDS encoding ketosteroid isomerase-related protein, with protein sequence MDVVHRYFDAFNTGDIDAMLDCLTDDIAHHVNEGQVRTGKGLFRDFCQHMSRCYAEQLTDMVVFATPDGTRAAAEYIVNGTYLHTDAGLPAAKGQIYRLPAGSFFDLRAGQIARVTTYYNLADWIRQVGA
- a CDS encoding GNAT family N-acetyltransferase → MRVKTLTGPDIADALDDVARLRLAVFRDWPYLYEGDFTYERRYLEVYEQSNRAVVVALYDGDWMVGAATAAPLTEHADAFFEAFAGTTINIDTCFYCGESVLLPRFRGQGYGHAFFDVREGHALAKGYRQMCFASVVRPPDHPLKPAAYRSLEPFWEGRGYTRMPGVIAHFPWKDVDQPVETDKPLQFWIKDL